aaaataaaatgtatacattAGAATCAAGAAGATTCACAACTAACAgtttccatttcttcttcatcttcatctgaTGAGTCGGCAAAAGTATCGAAAAAAGCATCGAGGTACCATGGGCATTTTTCATTCCAATCGCCCCTGGTGGCACAGGCTCGCCATTTTTGGTCTGCAATCATATCAGTGCATAGTCCCCAAGCCTGCATCTCTTCCTCAGTATGATGGACTGCGAGACTATAATCTCCACCGCTTCCAAGCTGCATTATGCGAAACTCACAATTTTCCAAGTTATTCAAGCGCTCAAATTGCTCCACTGTCCATTTAAACCATTTCATAAGGAAGACACGTATAGCCAGCCCGTGGGATACAATTATGAGATTCAAATCATCACCCGGGTCACTGTGGAGTCTGTTCATATCTATGTCTCTCCATAGAGATTCTAGGAAACCTGCATGTTGCAagttaattctttaaaaaagagACATTATATTACCTAGAAAAATACTACATATAACACCCCATTTGAAACATAGGTGCACAGCTGAATTCATGAAATCTGCACATAATAGTTGTCATCAGCATTTTGGTTCATTAAGATTGATAGAAAGCACAAATTACAGAAGATCAAAGGTGGCATATCAGACCATCAAATTctaatcatattttttaaacttttgaaaAGTCTTGTGTAGACATCATTCATTAGGTTAGAGCCTCTAATTAACTTTACTATCTCATTAACATTACTGCCAAAACTAGACTCTGACTTCTCTTTCAAACATGAAAAGATAGCTATCATGTTACTAAGAGCTACATAATACCATAGAAGAAACTGGTCCGGGTCCGTGTTAACAAAGATGACTAAAAATTTGCACTCCAAATATACAAAAGCCACATTCTACTAGTTCACTAAAACTTATCAAGCTATAATGGTTCTCCAAATTATGAAAACTATTCATTAACTGCTGCTTAGCAGAACAATTAAGCCAAATTCATGAGGCAAGGAATCCCTGATATAATGATTATGTTCAAAATTAAATAGTAATGATAGTGTAGAAACAAAACAATACACGTGTGCGTGTGTCTGTACATatctatgtatgtatacattaGCTCTTTAAGACTTTAACTACTGTTGAGTTCTTGTGTTCCCACCAAGAATGTCAAAAACAGTTACGAATTTGTATGTATTCCTAGTCAAGAAAAGGATCAATTTTCTTCCTTTCAACCTCTAGAAATATGAAGTTGGAATCTTAAGTCAGTGTCTCTCCTTCCACAACcagtgaaaactgaaaagttcaGAAGTCTGTATCACACTATCACGAGTTAATATACAGAGGTGTTGcacagtgtgtgtgtgtgtgtgtgtgtgtgtgtctgaaAGAGACAGAGATGACTTTGATGAAAATAGGGACAAGTAAGCTGTTGATGTTACGCAGATCACCTTGTGTACttcaacaaaaccaaaagaACAGATTAAGGCACATTATGATGTGATTTGCTAATTCTCCTCAGCATCTAAGACTCATATACACAACATTAAGAGGATTAATGTATAACATAGCCAAGTACATTAATATTTTGTCATATTGTGATGTCACACTATGTTTTCTGAATGACACAGAATGCATGTTTTGAAACTTAGTAAGTAAAGTTCATGAAACTTGCATAGTCATCTTTATATTTAACTATAGGAATCTGAATTTGAACAAACAGATATAAACAAATACAGAATAGAGAGTGAATACGAAGATCAAGATATTCAGCTTCAGACCTGACAAAGAAGGTGCATGCCTAAAGAATAactattttatcattttcttaTGTAAAAAGTACCAGGCTACCAGCATGGCAGCATGCACCTACTGCCCACAATATAGTTCATCATGCCACTACTTAAAGCATTAAACAGAAATATAACATCATGAATATTACTATCCAAGATTCCAAGTAAAGAGGCCTATAATTATATAGATCATCATCCAGAAGAATTCTTTAGATCATGCTTTATTGAGTAATTGATGACAGTGGAAACTAAGAGAGAGGTCAGAGGTTACAAGTGATAATTGAGAATGGAAGACAAAGAACTAAGTTCATTTTGGAAGGTCCACCCTTGCTAAACAATTCAAAGTTTCATTTAACAAAATTGGAAGTTTTGTTTAACAACTTTGAAAGCACAATCAGAAATGAGAATCTTAGGGTAGCATATCAGAATATCTGAAAGAAGTTGAATGTCAAAATCTGTCTCTTGTTTAAAGGAAATATACTTAAGGGCAATTGAGCAAGTTTCCTTTTGTTAAGTACAAGTTATTTCATACCACATGACAACAAGGTGCAGAACTGTGGATTCTGTAAACGCATCATGAAACTGCATATTCTCGGGTGCAAAACAAGCATAGAGCAGTAAATAATTAAACAGGGAAACAAATCAAGATGTAATGCTGCAATCATAGTTATATAGAAGAGGTTCCAGTTTATGAAGAAAACTTCTCGTAGTGATAAAAAATTAGACATTCCTCCCGTTTTCTCCTTTTCCAACTTTTCATCTGTTCAAACTTGTACATAATCAAACATCTTGTAGTACACAAAGGCAATTATAGCTATCTGCATGGCAGAGTTCTCTCCAAATTCTAAAACCAGATCATTCTAAAATATTTCCTAAACGGAattttcaagtttcaactaTAAGCAGATGGACACAGTTGCAACATTCAAATGAAAATTAGCCAAATATATGTGAATAATAAAGATTCTACGTATAAATTAGCACGTCAATCTATTTATCCCAttctcattttaaaaataaaaataaaataaaataaaaatgtaaacgAAAGAGAACTTACTCGAAACCCGATCAAAAACATCTGCTGCCGATTCGCCTTCAGGGAACCGGAAGAAAAACCGGCCAAACTTCTCCCGCGTTTCCTTGATAACCTTCATCCGCTCAGCGACCTGGAAGTTGCCGAAATCCTGCTCCCGGATCCGGCATTCCTCCCTCACCCCGATCACCCGTTTCCGGGGGAAGGCACGGCCGATCTCGCGGAGCGTGGTGCGGGTGCGCTCGTAGGGAGAGACATAGAAGTAGACCTTCCAGGTGTGAGAGGCGCCTTGGTCGGAAATAACGTCCCTAATGCGCGTCCCGGAGAGCTCGGCCTGATCGAATCCCTGCGAGGTCAGCGGGATCTTGTGATCCGGGATCACGGTATAGGCGGCGTCGTCCTTGTTACCTTGGCTCTCGCCGTGGCGCACTAAGATGATGCGTTTGGGAAGATGCTTGTGgtgctgatgatgatgatgaagatgatgattgCCGTTGATGTTGCTGCTACAACTACTACTGCAATTGCTGTTTATCAtactttattatataattatatatatattatgcaaacaGTATGGATCAATGCTTAGGGTTTCAGATATGGAAGAATGAATGGATAATTAAATGtgtaattgggcaagaaaaaatGGGGGATTTGATCATGAAGGAAAACGGTTTGTGTTGTTCTGcaattcaaatttatatatataataatatataataatgtgtttgaaaaagtagttatttCTTGTTGTGTTTGTTGTTCATGGAAATATGGAACAACTTCTTCTTTAATCTGGGAATCGCTTTCCAGCAAATTAGCAAATATTTGACTTTCTTATGCGCTATAACCCTACTTTTATGCTTTCCGAATTACTCCCAACTTATTTCGCATTACATTGCAAATTTATTATACCTATGTTTATAATGTTATTCCAtaccaaaattatattataattatctatactattaataaaatcaaaatcctccattttaacttttcgtccaaaacactcatatactattaagatttgcgtaatattgtaaaataggGTAATACAATTGTTAATACAGTATctttttttctacttttctattcgtaatataattaataatcgtaaaaatacaatatatatacttcctgcaacgtaatattgtaaaaaatatagtgaaatGTGAAGACAAAAGGCATGATGAGACTAAAAATATccctatttaaaaaataaaacttaaatgtTTTATTGTTACAGAGAAAAATctcttaaaattattatattcaatattTTGAATGCCACCAAGTAAGCCTATTTgcttaaacaaataaaaatgtctaattgtatttttttgtgtaattgtactttttttttctaaattcaaGAATCTCTttagaactttttaaatttaagaattcaattatattttactaaaaaatttgaaagcttACAcgtatttcataattaaaaatgattgtGATTTTATATGATCACTTATGGATAGATCATTACTTCATTTGTAGGTTGGAATGATGAATTAGCAATGTGTTAATTTACTATATTACTTTGCGGCTGGAGGGTCCAAGGTTAGAAGTAATGATTTATGAAATAAGCAGATAATATGATGTCTACATATTTTCTTCGGATAGAAGATATGGTGACACTTCAAATATAAAAGGTTCTCATGTCTCACAGTAAAAGGTGATTTACTTGAATGCTTTTATTGCTACTACTCATCAAATCATTAAGAAAACATATAATACCAATGTATAAAACAAACAGAAAGACTAACCACATTTTAGGTCATGGttgaaagatatatataattcactaaaaaaaaaaaaacacccttTATATCTAAGCAATATTCTTGCTTAACCCTATTGCAAACTAAATTGCTCACATTACAATAAACAATGCATATCATTGTTCCATCATAAAATGTAGACAATGCATATCATAATAAATAGTTGAATGTTCTACAATACTCAAACTTTAGCACTGGAGATTGAACAAATTAAGATTTTAGTATAAATGTTATGTTTTTCTTTAGGCCATTGACCACATAAATTGGGCCATCACATTCGTTCTTGgactttttaatcaaatttgaactacacatttaattaactattaattaacTATGAGCTTTCAATTGTTTAGTGAGCATCATTTTTCACAATTCACACAAACAACATAATGAGGAAACTCGCATAATCAACAATTCTAAGTGGCAGGAAAAAGCAAAAAATCGCAGATCAAGGTTAGAGCCAAAAATTAAATCTCATTATATAGTGTTTCACTCATTATTTTCGTTATTATCTATATACTTTAGAACCCCCAGACTTAATTTTCTCATACTGAGAAATCCAATTTTGAATTCTTCAGTTTGAGAAACCAGACTAGGGTTTCCCAAATTGAGAAACACAAACATGGATTAAATTGTTTGAGAGAGATTACAATTTCAGAAAGATTAGAGTTTCTCAAATTGAGACACCCAGGCCTTAAATTATATGAGAATCCGATGCATATGTTCTTAAATTGAGAATAAAAGAGGAATAAGTTAAAGTGTAAACACGGAGCCGGCTACCGTCGTCTAGACGACGACGGAGACTAGGAGACGGGGAGCTCACAGCTAGCGACAGCTGAGTAGGCGATTGCTGATGAGAGAGTGGGTGTCAGTTGAAGCCAGCGAGTAGACAGCTGCTTTCTTCGTTCATCAGGTCTGCTGGGCAGTGCACGCCTGCACGGTGGCGGTGTAGAGTAGGAGAACTAAAATGACCAAATGAAACAGGGAACAAGTTAACGACCATGCTGAAGTCgtgacttgttttattttattttatgttttaatgctattatgtttgcattgtagtgatatacttatgtagttatgtattaattttgtattaggtatatttcttaaattatttagaaatacttattaaagtttttaaaaataatttaacaatCGTCATATCgtgtggaccagggtccatagtgcactgtggaccctgatccaatacacagaatttgactttataatgtatagaattcatgttcataatgtacataaattcatgttcataatacacatacacataaacacgatataatgaacatgaattctgtatattatgaacataaattttgtgcattatgaacatgaattttgtgtattattttaagtgtttaattcattttcattatactgtgtttgtgtgtgtgtgtgtgtattatgaacatgaattatgtgcattatgaacatgaattatgtgcattatgaggtcaaattctgtgtattggatCAGACTCCAcaattatgtgtatgtgtagtatgaacatgaattttgtacattatgaagtcaaaCTTCGTGtattggaccagggtccacaatgtattgtggaccttggtccacgatataaattgtcagAGTTTAACATGTAGCCTTTAAATAAACTCAAAACAAGACTTTGAAACTTTTTTAATGACCTACATATTAAAAGGCTTTCAAAAAAGCTTCAGGCCTGACTAGACCAATTGTAGGCTCAGACTTTAGTTTTAGATTTTCGTAGAAAACCCAAGCCTAATTTTCCAAAAGTCGGCTAGGCTTATTTCCATCCATACTCCTTAAATGGTTTAAATCAATCTCCGTGGgcttggtttgggagatttagctCTGTGGTGTGTAAGTTTGGTATAACTAGAAGTGAAGTTGACCATTCTATTTTCTATCGTCATTCTAATGGGAAATGCACCTTGTAGTGTAAGTGgatgacattgttattacaAGGAGTGATCAAAAGGACATATCTCAATTGAAAGAGTATCTCTTCAGTCGGTTTCAAACCAAGAATTTGGGCAAGGTAAAATTTTTTTCTCAAGATTAAAGTGGCATAGTCTAACCGTGATATAGTCATTTCTCAAAGAAAGTATGCCTTAGATATTTTAGAAGAAATTTGTATGTTGGATTGTAAACCTGTGGATAATCCCATTAATCCAAATGTTAAACTTCTATCAAGACAGGGGGAGGCCGGAGAGCCATTGCCTGACTGAGAACATACAAGagattaattgaaaaattgtaTTATCTCAAAATCACACAACCAGATATCTCTTTTGCAGTTAGTGTACTGAGCTAGTTTCTTGAGAACACTTGTATTGAGTTAGTTTCTTGAGAACACTTGTGATACTCATTAGGATACTGCTTCGGGTTCTAAGGTATATCAAGAGAGCACTAGGGCAAGGTTTACTATATGAAGATAGAGGACATACTCAGGTTGTTGGGTATTCTAATGGAGATGCACTCTACTTCAAGTTATTGTGTactcattggtggtaatcttatatcttgAAAAAGTAAGAAGCTTGTTGCCAGGTCCAGTACTAAAGCTAAATACCGGGCCATGGCCCATGCCATGTGTGAGCTCATGTGGCTGAAGCACTTACTACAAGAGTTGCAATGTGGCAATGTTGCTCAAATGACACTGatatgtgacaaccaagcaACTCTAAACATCGCCTCAAGTCCAGTTTATCATGAGAGGACCAAACACACCGAGGTTGATTACCACTTCATCAGGGAGAAGATTTTGTGTCAGAGTGTATTAAAACCAACTTTATCAATTCTACAAATCAATTAGCTAATATTGTAATAAAATCTCTTAAAACTCCTAGAGTTGggtatatttaaaataaacttgGAGCACATAATTTATCCTCTCCAGCTTGAAGGGAGTGTTGAAACCCTATGCCCTTTTAGAAATGAGCCCATTAGGTTAATAGTTTATTCAtgtataaatagtaaatatatgATTCTTTACACTGAATACAATGAATCCCTTTATTCTTCTCACCTAATACAATGAATCTCTTTATTCTTCACAAAATACAATCCAAGACCATGGCAGCTTCCTGTCCTGAAGAATGTCTGTGAATGAAATTATATTCAAGCCCAAAATTACTACCAAAGTACATATTTGGTCACGTTCAACTTTCTAAAATTTAAGGAAATACACAGGACTGCTGCAATTACTAGCAAAGTTGAAATATGAAGGGGAAACCAAAAATAAGGGGACAAAATTGAGATTTATTACCATAAGAAATACACAGTGAAAATTGATGATCTATCTTTCAATGTTATTTCAACTATGAGATGTTGTCATAATCATTTTCAAAGACAGCCCCTGATTATGT
This region of Ipomoea triloba cultivar NCNSP0323 chromosome 15, ASM357664v1 genomic DNA includes:
- the LOC116006202 gene encoding phosphoglycerate mutase-like protein AT74H; the encoded protein is MINSNCSSSCSSNINGNHHLHHHHQHHKHLPKRIILVRHGESQGNKDDAAYTVIPDHKIPLTSQGFDQAELSGTRIRDVISDQGASHTWKVYFYVSPYERTRTTLREIGRAFPRKRVIGVREECRIREQDFGNFQVAERMKVIKETREKFGRFFFRFPEGESAADVFDRVSSFLESLWRDIDMNRLHSDPGDDLNLIIVSHGLAIRVFLMKWFKWTVEQFERLNNLENCEFRIMQLGSGGDYSLAVHHTEEEMQAWGLCTDMIADQKWRACATRGDWNEKCPWYLDAFFDTFADSSDEDEEEMETVSCESS